A part of Cryptococcus neoformans var. grubii H99 chromosome 6, complete sequence genomic DNA contains:
- a CDS encoding thiol oxidase, whose protein sequence is MLGPLVHIPRILRLALLCAFIVIVPTLYLLYPSEERLPAPGEWQAGGIDSEHWREPVKPDFARYEHEEGRAWGEELFAQKEASVAMDDDVIHGGVIMPKLGNATAKAELGRAAWRVLHLMTLRYPDEPIEDDRLALKSFFHLFSRLYPCGECAQEFQKLLKDYPPQTSSRKSASLWLCHVHNQVNARLGKPEFDCLTLDETYDCGCGDDANMSSSVSIASSPSAVTESSDTNGINVVKAMTEAVDDPIILSHGGAALQGEFEVAASGEGVGLSAEEVDEKKLLEKEEKGIISQEQVGDHEWGKSQIIKEEEWEKEMANHGLD, encoded by the exons ATGCTTGGTCCTCTGGTTCATATCCCTCGAATACTGCGCCTTGCCCTCCTCTGTGCCTTTATCGTAATAGTACCGACTCTCTACCTTCTCTATCCGTCCGAAGAGCGCCTACCCGCTCCAGGAGAATGGCAAGCAGGAGGGATAGATAGCGAACACTGGAGAGAACCGGTGAAGCCGGATTTCGCAAGGTATGAGCATGAGGAGGGGCGGGCATGGGGAGAGGAATTATTCGCTCAAAAAGAGGCGAGCGTGGCtatggatgatgacgtGATTCACGGCGGCGTGATCATGCCCAAGCTGGGAAATGCCACTGCCAA GGCTGAGCTAGGAAGAGCGGCCTGGAGAGTACTGCATCTCATGACACTTCGCTATCCCGAT GAACCGATTGAAGACGATCGTCTAGCCCTTAAAtccttctttcaccttttcTCTCGTCTTTATCCTTGCGGAGAATGTGCTCAAGAATTCCAGAAGCTATTGAAGGACTATCCCCCTCAA ACGTCTTCCAGAAAGTCTGCTAGTCTCTGGCTTTGTCATGTGCATAATCAAGTAAATGCTCGTTTAGGCAAGCCGGAATTTGACTGTCTCACGCTAGACGAAACATATGATTGCGGTTGCGGGGACGACGCAAACATGTCTAGCTCTGTTTCGATCGCATCTTCGCCTTCTGCAGTCACCGAATCCTCTGATACCAACGGCATCAATGTCGTTAAGGCCATGACTGAGGCTGTTGATGATCCTATTATTCTTAGTCACGGAGGTGCAGCTTTGCAAGGAGAGTTTGAAGTGGCGGCATCTGGAGAAGGTGTAGGCCTTTCTGCCGAAGAAGTCGATGAAAAGAAATtactggagaaggaagagaagggaatCATAAGTCAGGAACAGGTGGGAGACCATGAATGGGGAAAGAGTCAGATCataaaagaagaagaatgggaaaaggaaatggcCAACCATGGTCTCGATTGA